TAAATCTGAATCACAGGAAAATCACTTCAGTTTCAGTTACCACTTTATGAGAGACATGTTTGAGATAATCGTGCTGCTTTCAAAAGGGTTTCTGTGAGCCTAAAATCCTTTAACTTATCTGATGGAAGAAAAATTGCACCATGCGTGTGTTGTGTTTCACAGCTTgaaaagaatataaaacaaaaatcatgtaCGGACAAATACAGGAGTTATCTCAGCTCCGCACAAGAGCACAAAGTATGTATGTCTTCACACAAGCAAGGGGCAGGATGTCAccgaaaactaaataaaaaccacaaaacctCATAATCTCACATtaggtttttttggggggttgtgttttttaaaacacccATTTATCTGTCTTACAAACAGTGAATAGATGCTATGGAAATGTCTTTATTCTTCACTGTCTGTTATCTGAAAAGGTTgtgcatccccccccccccatgtccTCAGTGATTTCCTTTTTAAAGCTCCACATGCCACCACTGGAAATACTGCCTCTCTGAACTGGAATTTGGGGCGGGTGTCTGGTGTCTCTGTGCACTATGTTATGTGCAACATAGCACTtggaaacaaaaggaaagaacaCGCTCAGACAAGTTTTGCAAtatgaagaaaagaaatgtgagAATGTGGTTAAAACACAGAAGCATTACTCATACATACATAGATTATGTCTCCTTGTGACTTAGCCCCAATCAATCAGCACTGCCTGCTTCAaagagcagctgcagaaaaatcaacacagaatacgggcattttttttttttgttgcaagaACAGAAAGTAATACAGTTTGACACATTTTGTCTCACCTTTGAAATATAAAACCGTCTGTAATTAAATTTACCTTTAAAGCTAAACATCAAATAACAAGTCTGAACCAACTTTAAAATTACTCGCCGGAACAAccagtcatttaaaaaatatgagcCTTTGTTCATTGCTCAGTATTAAGTTTCCTTATTAGCATGCAACAGGTTGTGTATTCGGATTTCTCCCAGACTGCGGCTGCTTTAATCCTACATGCCTGAGAGTGAGTTGGGGGATGAGAGCATGACTGAGAGTGAAATCTCCTTCAGTAAAGACCCGTGTTAAATGTAATGGGTGTTGGCAAGGGGGCCTAATAAAGATGACGGCACGCATTCATATGCATCAGTTTGTGTGCTCAGCTTGACAAAGTCTGCCCCGCAGGCTTAACAAAGGGGAGGAAGGAAGCCAGGGGTTGTGGGGAATGTCTGGGGGATGTGGGgtggcaacacacacacacagacggtgGCCCTCCAGCTTGCTCTCAAGTCGAGGTTATAGCTGTGACAGCTGGCCTAGCACACTCTGCATgggctctttttcttttgcaacacACTCCCCTCCCCtccgcacacacacagtctgtgacacacacaaacacaggatgCTCCATCCTGTTGACTGTTTACACTTCACAGTAGCCAGCCAACTTGGGAGGTTTGATCACCGGCATTACAGCTGTTTGTAAGGTAGTAGTGAGGTTATTTGGTTTGTGTGTGCCTCCTGTCGTAATCATAATTGTAGGTTTAGGtggttcttttatttatttatttattctttttctgtAAGCCCTGTTATGTTATTAACTACTAGCTTAATAACACGTTAAAATCTTCTAAAAGCTGAGGTTgaaaatttcattttcatttcatttcattttcatttatttatttatttcacacttggtacaACAGATCAAACAACAAAATTATTCCATAACCTTGGGAAAAGTAGTTTAGGAAGATTTTGTGCTGAAACGCTCCAAAACTCCTACTGAACATCTACTGAAGGATGCTGTGGTGAGATTGTTTAACAAGTAGTTTGCCTAGAAGTGTCCAAATCCATGCAATACAAACACTTCCAGCTAAGTTAGAAAGTAAGATTTTAAATCTGATTCTGAGAGGTTGAGAAGTTAACTAGCTgttaactcacacacacatgaccCCGCTGAATCAAAGCTGCTGAAACAACCACATCTGTTCAGCCAAAATACAAGGGAGGACCAGAAAGGACTACTGGCAGTGTGGTCCACAACAATCAGATCATTATTCAGCCAAAAGGACACCTGCTTTGTCCAAGGTAGGCGTGATGACATGAGACAGCTGAATAATGCAGTGAATGCCATCCAGTTAAAATCTCTTAATTAAGTAATTCTATTTTTCTATAGTTGCAGATGAAAGGCAGATTGTTTAACCACGTTATTTTTAAGTCTGAGACGAAGTATTTTGAGTTTTCAGAGGGTGAAGGGGAGGACACGAGTAGAACAGCTGTATCGCTCAGACACCAACAGGGGTCGCCCTTGTTACAGCAAAACGCTGCAGAGTGCATCTGCCACCAAGTCATGAGCAACAGACAGGGACTCAGAACAGCTGATAAAAGTCATATAACACGGTGAGATATTCATCCTCATGCGCTGGGCTCTTGACCCTGAACTGTGGATTCTTTATGAAATCAATATAAGTGCAATAAAGGGCAAACGGGActgtttcattttatatttggcAATATACAATAATTTCAGTAAAAATTTTTACTTCATATATCAAGGACAGGTCATTCTTACCATCAAAGTGAATTACAATCTATAGTGTGAGTTTCTGGCTAGTTAAAATATGGAGGCCATAAAACCACCCTGTCCCACATTTGAGAActcactaataataataattaaaaaaagttcatgttGCAAAAGATAATTAGTGCCAATTTCTGAACGGCATTTAGTTAAATTTTacaataatgcaaaaaaaaaaattgtagacTACTTTTTAACGTGAAAGTATTGAAAAATGGGGGGAAAGCAGTTTTCATTCAACTTTCATGCTGGATTGAAACAATATAACATGTTGTTTTGTGGGCGTTAATGTTTAATAGTTTATTTAAGACCGCCTCAGATTTTAAAGTGTGTTATtcttaaagaaaaaactctAAAACATATATGAAAGTATTTGgttaaaattaaaacatgacattttcagGTAAATCAAAGAACCGTTTAATTCCTACTTTACCTCTCCAAATATAAGCTGGTTTATACAAATCGAGTTTCAAAGTGATTCTGACCGTGAGTCTGGTCCTTGACACTTGCCATGATGTTTTAATGCCTCCAGTGCGTAAACTCAGTCAACCTTGACTTCAACTCAAGGTTTTCGGGACACTCATTAACAAACCATCCTTACAATTGTATTTTATGACACCCTGCAACACGCTAGTCAACATGGTAATGTTTTCAAACGGCATCATTCAAAAGAACTGCGCAGAGGAAGCTCAAAGTCTTGGAAAACATGTATTTATCATGTTAGCAGCCTGCCTTTGGATTGAGGGGTGTCACGTGACTGGTACAGGAAGAGCGCGCGGTAGCCTTCGCCACCGGGCAGGTTCGTCGTTTCCAGTTGTAACTTTTTAAAGAGTGCGTCTGTTGCGAACATTTCTGCTTTAGTTGCTTCGCGTGTTTTTGTAGCGTCGACACGGCTGTACTTTTACCGAGACGCTTGCAGAGCCGTGTGTATTGTGTGTAGGTAGCGGAAGTGAAGTGGGACAGCTAGCAGGTGGACTCGTGGGATAAACATGTTGTCCACCCTTCATGTGACGTcgtggttttttttgcttgttgtgCCAGGAAGGCGAGCGACTGTGTGGAAAGCAGGCGGCTTCAATGCAGCATCTGTGTCTATGtacagttttacagtttgtaGCGATGGCTTGTGAATTTCGGATCAAATCCCTGTGGACGTTACACAGCTAGTGGCAGCTGAGCTCTGTCAGCAGCATTTATGTTTACTGCACTAGTTATTGTATTTGCTTTTTCGCCGTTTAAAATGctcaggaaaaaagaagggGGTGATCTAAAACTccccctgcagtttgctgctgctgaaagTGCTCATATGGACCGGGCAGTTTACTAAGTGCACTTGTTTAGCTGCTCCTTAACtcaaaatatctaatcagccaatccaATGTGGCAGCCACTCAGTGCTTTTAAGCGTGTAGGGACGGTCAGGAGGGGCTGGCctgctgagcatcagaatgggagaagaaaagtgatttatgtGACTTTGAAGTTGAcataattgttgttgttgtgagcatttcagaaactggtTTCTTGGTACACTTTTTATTACTCAGGTGGTCTACCTGTGAAATCTTGCTGACCATGTCCGtgtctttatgaccacagtgtacccatcttctgatgactGTGGGATAACTCACCACAtctcaaagctcaaatcatctcaagctGGTTTCCTAAACACCAATAATGAATTCTTTGTACCCAAATACCCCCCACAGTCAACTCAGTGCTAGCAAGGTGTGCGTAATAAAGTGCCAGTGAGTAGAGTTTTGTCTCTACATGCAGTTTAGATGAAAGTCAGACCACATTTCAATAAGTCCTGCTATACTGAGAGCTCCTTTCATGAGGTGACCTTTGGTGTTCGCATTATATTTTGTAACTGAAATTACTTATTGGTAATATAGGATGAATGAATAGGttctatagttttttttaatatccatAAGTGAGCGTTTGAATTAGTATTAATAGCAGTTTGATCTGGAGTTTCTTCTTAAGGCTTGACTGTGACAGATCTCACCACAATGACAGAAAGCGAACACAGGATATCTCTTCAGTGCTTTTTCCAGTCCTCATCAATACTCCTCAGTTGTCAGACAAATCTTTTATTGTGCTGATCGTCAGTGGACTCTGTCTAATGCCGTTTAACTTGGCACCTGGAAAAAGCACTTCATGTCCACAGAATTTCACCAGTGCCTGGCGGGTTTTTGAATATAAGATATGGGATAGTCACTTGATCGTATGTGCACGGTAGAACAGAAGATGCAGTCTTTCCCTGTTTTTCCCCTTTGCTATTTATAAAGAGTTTCACGGATAGATGAGTCAGGAAGACTCAAGGAAGATTGTCTGTGCTGAtttaaagaggaaagaaaatgaaagtagCTTTTGACTGACGAGGAACAAAGTGTCACATGTAGGTCAGAGCTACAGAAGAAccctaaagaagcaaaaaatattaaaaagctgCTGATCTGTGAGGGAGGATTACAATATAAACAAAATACTACAAAGAAATAGTACCAACAGTTTTGATGACTGCAGTACTtctaaaaaaagtaaaacaaaaaaatcagctgCCGCTGAAGCAGCCTGCCTTCATGAGGGTGGCCTTTGCTGTTTGCTTTGCATTGTGCAAACATGCAAGCTGCAGCGATTCCAGATATTGCACTCCGTAATAAAATCTTTCTGCTGGTTTTCAGTTCACTGTGAATAATTTTCACTCTCCGTCATAGTCACATTTTGCGGTGAGAAAACAAAGTTCAACAGATACCTTTAAGAGATTTTCGTGTGCCTGATAGCGGTGTTTTGGATATTAATGAGTGCGGATTGTTTGCCTGTTCTCAGACTGTTCCCCTCTGATTACAGTTTGTGACCCTGTGTTCATCCAGCAGAGCATGGGATCCCCTTTGCTCCCATTAAATGTGTTACTTGCTCAATAAATGTTTGCAGGTCCTTGAAAAATCATCAGTAAGTTATTTGGATTTCCCCAAAACGCCAAGAACAGCTCAGCTCTTGTACTGGAAGCTCAACGCCCCGAGCAAAGTGCAAAAGCTACGCCCCTTATCCACCAGTATCCGGTAATCATTACACTCATGACAGTATCTCTGCCTCTCAAGGGACTTCGGAAAAGCTCAGGACAGAGATTTTGCTAAGtatgggttgttgttttttttttttagctctatTTATATACATTTACCACTGCTAactgttgctttttaaaatggttGTCTGGCATATTTCTTAGATTTCTGGCATACAAGTTGATGGTTGTGTACTGTATTAAGTGATAtgctttaaacattattttgcaCATGATATTTTGGACAGTCGATATGACCAAAGACAGACATTGCATGTATATTACATCACGAGCGTAACTGCATTAATGTCTCTGTTAATATTTCATTTGACTTTGTAACCAGAGGAATTTCTTTTATGAAGCGCTCAGAGCTGAAAGTTGATGAACAGAAAATCAATATTCAAATATTCTGATTAACTGTTTGTTTATGCATCAGGTTAGTAAAACTGACCGTTTTGGGGGCTTTTCTTGTCAGACGGCACTCTGTATGTCACAAATACACCCACTGGCTGTTAGTTACATCTTCTTAGCACCGGGTCAGATCCTCCTTTGCCTTTagagctgccttaattcttcatagcATATCTATGGTGCTGTAAAGGTTTTATTGCTCCAGATTTGTTGCTGCACATCAATGATGTGAattaccacatcccaaaggtgctctgctgGATGAAGAACTTGTCACTGTGGAGTCCATTTGCATACAGTGAATTAATTGtcaatgttcaagaaaccagttgaGCTCTTTGACATAGCACATTAACCTGTTGGAAATAGCCATGAGAAGATGGGTACAATGAGCTTTTAAAAGGATGGACATGGTTAGCAACAATATTCAGGTAGGCTAGGGTGTTTAAAACATGCTTGgtacaaagtgtgccaagaaaatattcccCACGGTGGCTGCCACTGTGTGTCACAGCTGACCAGTTATCATACTGTTGCAGGGCTgtcacatagacacagacaactaTTCACTTGAACGATTAGCTTATGaaaacaatctgcaaacttTGTCTAGCTTTAATATAATCTGCTATTGCATAGTGTTCCTGAGATGAATGCCCTTCTTTCATTGCTGTGTTCATACAGGGGTTTGGACCATTAGGACCGGACAATGTTTTTGACTGTGTTCTTCCTCCTGGTCGCGTTGTGCACCCAGGGAGGAAATGGTAAGGAGGGCGAGGAAGCACAGAGACCTGGCCATGTTTCGGTAGTCATAGTGGGAGGCACGGGTGACCTGGCGAAGAAGTACCTGTGGCAGGGATTCTTCCAGCTGTATATCAACCAAGTCAGTAGTGGAAACACCTTTTCTTTCTATGGCGGGGGACAGTCCCCCACTGAAAAGGCCACACCAGTGCTCTTTGAGATTCTGAAGGCAGTCTCCTGCTCAAAGGATGTTTCTCAGGAGCGCTGTGCTCTGCTGAAAGACCAGTTTCTGCGGCTCGCACAGTATCGCCAACTAAAGTCATTAGAGGACTATCAGGATCTGGCCAAGCACATTGAGCAACAGCTTCAAGAAGAGGGAATGACGGAGGCAGGCAGGCTCTTTTACCTCTCTGTACCAGCTTTTGCATATGCAGATATTGCTGAGAAGATTAATAGTAGTTGCAGGCCAAAAAGTGGGGCTTGGCTGAGGGTGGTGCTTGAAAAACCTTTTGGACATGACTACGGGAGTGCTCAGGTACTGGCATCTCAACTTCGCAGCTCACTGACGGAAGAAGAAATGTACAGAATTGACCACTACTTGGGGAAACAGGTATGGAAGTCCTACACAGTGCATGCCTTCCACCCTTGACTCTTAAATGAATCTGAATCCAAATCCAAACATcttatgtttccttttttccaaaGGTGGTTTCAAAGATGCTTCCTTTtagaatacaaaacaaaaaattactTGATCCCATCTGGAACAAGCACCACATCGAGAGAGTGGAGATTGTACTGAAAGAGACTCTGGATGTTAAAGGTGATTAAAGGGTTTATCAACTCTCTTAATTACTACGGTATTTTGAGACATGGGTAAATcatagacattttttttttggtgattgAATCATGTATTCTTACCctgtctttgttattttctCCTCAAAAGGTCGCATTGCCTTCTATGACCAGTATGGGGTCATCAGGGATGTGCTACAGAACCACCTGACTGAGGTCATGACACTGTTGACCATGAGGCTTCCCAAGAACGTGAGCAGAAGTGAGGAAGTCCTTGGAAACAAGCTGCAGATCCTTAGTTCCATGCTTCCTTTAGGAAAGAATCAAGCTGTGATCGGTCAGTACCAAACTTACAAAGCAGAAGttcagcaggagctgaataagaCCAAAGATCACGTCAGTCACACTCCAACATTTGCAGGCAAGTACTGAAAGTTTGTCTCCTTACATTCTGCTGTAAGTGTGCTGCATTACATCTCCTTCACTGTTTAGATGCTAATATTTACTCGTGTTTCTATTTTTTAGCTGTACTCGCACAGATTGATGACGCacaatatgaaggcatgccgatCCTTTTGATCTCAGGGAAGATGCTAGATGAGCGGGTGGGATACGCAcgtgttctttttaaaaatgacatattttgtGTTCAAAACCACAATAACGTTCACTGCAAGCCCAAGCAGATAGTTTTCTACTTTGGACATGGCAGCCTTCAATATCCAGCAATTCTTGTTAGTAAGAATTTGTTCAAGCCAGCTCTAGTAGACAGTGAGTGGAAGGAAGTGACGGAGCACAAAGACGTCAACGTTTTTGGATTGCCTATTTCAGACTTCTACATCCAGATTCCAATGGAGCAGAAGGAAGCTTATGCAGAACTTATTTCTCACATCTTTTTGGGACAGAAGAATAGCTTCATTAGTACAGAGAACCTGTTGGCTTCCTGGGACTTATGGACACCGCTGCTCAGCAGTTTAGCCAGCACATTTCCGCGCATCTACCCAGGTGGTGCTGATAATGCAGACGTGCTGGACATCCATCTGAAAGGGAAAGACGTTAGCTACAACAATGAGGTGGTGATAATCAGTACTGATCATTTGGGTGGCACATCCACAAATGGTTTCCAAGTGATGCAAGGTAAATTTCGCAGTTCTGAAATGGTGTCTGCATGGGCCGAGCAGCTTGTTGACAAGCTCGCTGCAGATATTCAGGAAGCAGCAGAGGCAGCTATTTATGAGGGTGGTGTTTTCCATCTCGCCCTCTCCGGTGGATCTACTCCCCTTGCTCTGTTTCACAGGTTGGCCGATCACCATTTCACCTTCCCCTGGAGGAACACACATGTTTGGATGGTGGACGAGCGCTGCGTGCTGCCGACGGAACTGGAGTCCAACTTCCGCAACTTGCATGACCATCTACTGCAACATGTGAGAATCCCGTATTACAACATCCACCCCATGCCAGTGCATCTCAACCAGCGCCTATGTGTGGAGGAAGATGGAGGAGCGCTAATGTATGAGAAGCAACTCGTTAAATTGGTTAACAGCTCCAGCTTCCACTTTGTACTGCTGGGTGTCGGCTATGATGGCCACACAGCCTCTTTGTTCCCCGGTGGCAAAGCTGATGAACTTGGCGATAGTCTGGTGGCCCTCACTGAGAGCCCCTCCAAGCCACACCAGCGTATGAGCCTCACCTTTAATGTCATTAATCGAGCCCGCAAAGTTGCCCTTTTGGTGATGGGCAAAGGCAAACACGAGCTGATCACCCAGCTGAGCCGCGTGAAGGACAACCCAGACAAATGGCCTGTCACTGGTGTGAAGCCTACTAATGGTAACCTTGTTTGGTACATAGACTATGATGCACTTTTAGGATAAGAATGTAATCTCTACCTTGCAATCAGACAAATGTCTTTGGAGCTGCTTTAATTGGACTGTTGGTTGATGAGAAAGAATATATGAACCAGCACATATAGGAGGACCATATAGGAAAGGTTATTAACTCAAATCACATGTACTGAGCAGAACTGCTAAACTCTTTCAGGCTTCTAATTTATTTCCCTCCAGCGCACCGTTTGAGATCATAACAGTGTATACATAGACCAAACTTGATCAAAATAGGAAATCAGTAGAACATTGTTGAAAACAGCCCTTTGTTGGTGTCCATGTGGTTGTGAAGCAGCGAAGACGTTTGTGGTTTCTTACATTTAAAGAACTGCTCGTCTTCAGTAAGGCTTGACTAATGGAACAGGAGTTTTCCACAAGGTGAATGTAAGGTGTAAGTGTTTTATAATGTGACGATAGCCCTA
This DNA window, taken from Astatotilapia calliptera chromosome 5, fAstCal1.2, whole genome shotgun sequence, encodes the following:
- the h6pd gene encoding GDH/6PGL endoplasmic bifunctional protein, producing the protein MFLTVFFLLVALCTQGGNGKEGEEAQRPGHVSVVIVGGTGDLAKKYLWQGFFQLYINQVSSGNTFSFYGGGQSPTEKATPVLFEILKAVSCSKDVSQERCALLKDQFLRLAQYRQLKSLEDYQDLAKHIEQQLQEEGMTEAGRLFYLSVPAFAYADIAEKINSSCRPKSGAWLRVVLEKPFGHDYGSAQVLASQLRSSLTEEEMYRIDHYLGKQVVSKMLPFRIQNKKLLDPIWNKHHIERVEIVLKETLDVKGRIAFYDQYGVIRDVLQNHLTEVMTLLTMRLPKNVSRSEEVLGNKLQILSSMLPLGKNQAVIGQYQTYKAEVQQELNKTKDHVSHTPTFAAVLAQIDDAQYEGMPILLISGKMLDERVGYARVLFKNDIFCVQNHNNVHCKPKQIVFYFGHGSLQYPAILVSKNLFKPALVDSEWKEVTEHKDVNVFGLPISDFYIQIPMEQKEAYAELISHIFLGQKNSFISTENLLASWDLWTPLLSSLASTFPRIYPGGADNADVLDIHLKGKDVSYNNEVVIISTDHLGGTSTNGFQVMQGKFRSSEMVSAWAEQLVDKLAADIQEAAEAAIYEGGVFHLALSGGSTPLALFHRLADHHFTFPWRNTHVWMVDERCVLPTELESNFRNLHDHLLQHVRIPYYNIHPMPVHLNQRLCVEEDGGALMYEKQLVKLVNSSSFHFVLLGVGYDGHTASLFPGGKADELGDSLVALTESPSKPHQRMSLTFNVINRARKVALLVMGKGKHELITQLSRVKDNPDKWPVTGVKPTNGNLVWYIDYDALLG